The Patescibacteria group bacterium genomic interval TAGCATACTCGAGCAAGAGCGCCATGTCTTTTGCTGACCCGTATGCTCCTCCTGTTCCGAAACTCGCGTCAAGACCTGTTTCATTGAGAAAGTATGTCTGTGTTAATCCTATTTCGGATGCTTTCTGGTTCATAAAATATACAAACGCTGTTTTGTTGTTTTGGTACTTCTCGGTCACTGTAGAAGCAATAGTCGTTGAGGTAGACAGTGCCCCAACTGCAGCTGCTACAGCACTTGCGGCGTCGTTCGATGATACCAGAAGCATAAAACCAAGCAATTCACCCAAACGCCACCGCTCTTCCATAAACAAACCGGTGTCTCCTTCCTCTGCAAGCGATTGTCCTTCAATAAGTACAACAGATGAGTTTTGTAATTTATCGGTGGCAACAAGTGCCGTCATTAGTTTAGCGATTGACGCGAGTGGAAGTTGCGCCTGCCCGTTCTTTGAGAACAAAACTTTTTGATTGTTAACATCCCACACGACAGTTGCAGATGCCTCAAGATCAATTCCGACAAACGGGCTTGGCTTTTGTTCTATTTCTATCTCTTGATTTGAGACAATGGGCACAGTGCCACCAAATAGCGCTGATATTCCAAACGCGACAAGCAGAGCACTGACGGCAAGTAGTGTCCCATTCTCAAATCGTTGTATTGTCTTATTTGGTTTTTCTATCTTCATTATTCTGAAAGCAATGTATCTATCCTGTTTAATTCACGCGGGAATAAAGTTGCCTCTTTTATATTCATAAGTCCTAAGAATTTTGCGGTCAATCGTTCAAGTCCCATTCCAAATCCTCCATGCGGAGGCATTCCATATTTAAATGCTTGCAGATAAAATTCAAACTGTTTTGGATCAAGTCCTTTGTCTTTCATTTTCTGTACCAGTGCATCGTAATCGTGGATTCGCTGTCCACCAGTATTTATCTCAATGCCACGAAACAAAAGGTCAAAACTTCTTGTGTAGCCTGGGTCTTTCGGATCGTCATAAATATACATCGGTCTTTTTTCTGATGGATAATGAGTAATGAAAATAAAATCAGAATTGTATTTTTCAAGCGCATAATCTGAAATCCATCGTTCGTGTTGAGGAGAAAGATCTGGTTCATTTGAGCATTCCTCTTCATACATCTCCCCTATTATTTTTTGTGCTTTTCTGAGTTTTATATCTGGAATTTTATTTGGAACCTTAACGTCCGCTATATCAAACATCGTAAGTTCATCTTTACAGTTCTTCTTAACACTCCCTGCAATATGTCTCATGAGTTTGCTGGTTAGCTCCATTACATCGTTATGATCTTCTATAAAGCCCATTTCAATATCCAAACTAGTATATTCATTCAAGTGACGTGTGGTGCTATGCTTTTCGGCTCGGAATACGTTTCCAGTTGTAAACACTTTTTCATACACTCCCACCATTATCTGCTTGTAAAATTGGGGGCTTTGTGCCAAATGTGCTGTCGTTTTAAAATAAGCAACATCGAAAACAGATGCTCCTCCTTCAGCATCTTGCCCAATGATTTTAGGCGATTGAAATTCAATAAAGCCCTCTTTCGCTAAAAATTCACGGAATGCAGCCATAATAACCATTTGTACTTTAAAAATCGCACGAGATTTACTTGTACGTAGTGTAAGTGGTAAATGGTCGAGATATGTGTCCAGATTCATTTCGGAATCTTTGTCAAATGGAAGTTCGTACGCTCGACTGAGAACAATAATTTCTGTGACCTCAATTTCTATATCACCAAGCGGAGTGTCTTCATTTACCATCTCATCTGGTCGCTTGTGCACCCTACCATGTATTTCAATCACCCACTCTGGACGAAGTTCGTTTCCGACTTCGTGTATGCTTTTATGCTTAGGCAAGAGTACTGTTTGGACTATACCGGTTTTATCGCGCACATCTAAAAAAATAAGTTTGCCATGATCGCGTCTGACATTCACCCACCCAAAGATTATAACCGATTTATCTATGTGCTTTTTTAAATCTTCAATATAAGTTCGCTTCATATTATTACTTACTAATTAGTGTTACTCCAATCTTTTTTCGTACATCAGCCATTTTTTCCTGTGCAATTTTACGTGCCTGTTCCCCTCCCTTTTTTAATACGTCATACACCATACTTTTATCTTTTGAAAGCTCGTTTCTCTTTTCTCGAAGTGGTGATACAAATGCTTCTATATTTTTAAACAAGATTTCTTTTGATTCCTTGTATCCAATATTCCCCTCTTTGTAGCGTTTTTCAAGTTCTGGTAGCTCACTCTCGCTAAAAAATTTGTGCAGGGCAAACACATTATCCTTCTCTGAATCCTTCTTATCATCTACTCCTT includes:
- a CDS encoding D-alanyl-D-alanine carboxypeptidase; protein product: MKIEKPNKTIQRFENGTLLAVSALLVAFGISALFGGTVPIVSNQEIEIEQKPSPFVGIDLEASATVVWDVNNQKVLFSKNGQAQLPLASIAKLMTALVATDKLQNSSVVLIEGQSLAEEGDTGLFMEERWRLGELLGFMLLVSSNDAASAVAAAVGALSTSTTIASTVTEKYQNNKTAFVYFMNQKASEIGLTQTYFLNETGLDASFGTGGAYGSAKDMALLLEYAIVEAPEVVDLTRYSSFIFSSLSNIRHSVRNTNDSVNNIPGLIASKTGYTELAGGNLVFAFDAGINHPIIVSILGSTQEGRFVDAEKLVAASLKAIAQ
- the aspS gene encoding aspartate--tRNA(Asn) ligase → MKRTYIEDLKKHIDKSVIIFGWVNVRRDHGKLIFLDVRDKTGIVQTVLLPKHKSIHEVGNELRPEWVIEIHGRVHKRPDEMVNEDTPLGDIEIEVTEIIVLSRAYELPFDKDSEMNLDTYLDHLPLTLRTSKSRAIFKVQMVIMAAFREFLAKEGFIEFQSPKIIGQDAEGGASVFDVAYFKTTAHLAQSPQFYKQIMVGVYEKVFTTGNVFRAEKHSTTRHLNEYTSLDIEMGFIEDHNDVMELTSKLMRHIAGSVKKNCKDELTMFDIADVKVPNKIPDIKLRKAQKIIGEMYEEECSNEPDLSPQHERWISDYALEKYNSDFIFITHYPSEKRPMYIYDDPKDPGYTRSFDLLFRGIEINTGGQRIHDYDALVQKMKDKGLDPKQFEFYLQAFKYGMPPHGGFGMGLERLTAKFLGLMNIKEATLFPRELNRIDTLLSE